A window from Manduca sexta isolate Smith_Timp_Sample1 chromosome 24, JHU_Msex_v1.0, whole genome shotgun sequence encodes these proteins:
- the LOC119190509 gene encoding uncharacterized protein LOC119190509 isoform X1 — protein sequence MIESNYISNQLDSVEISNANKCLPNKCDIFIKNNYTGLKVFHMNIRSINRHFDEMVVLLSEIRFQCDILVLSECWLSKVVGLPVLNGYTSYFTKNHKNQNDGVVLYIKSNIACSVTEPPFSDGNCLICKIGDTTSIVAIYRSPSYKSLDNFFNSFNLILSTVSCSRTTIDVGDFNIDIKPGNNDSHSGEYLTIAAMHGLFPTHTLPTRLTNCLDHILLKTNFSTTTLILETHITDHEPLLLFVDKNRPKLKPPHTFTKINYDQIAIDITNKDWTDVMAASDANLAVNLLVSSLSSIIKVNTCKCNISNKTRNLKPWITPGMIRCIRHRDRLHKKHKMNPDNLTLQHIYKRYRNYCNSLLRKLKNAFEKSEFEKSKRDPKAIWNLINNITCIKPKPLPPMELINPVNPLDSVDRVNCFFANIGRKLSENAIICRPTTRSYNSSIPSSCLQRDSMVLLETNLVEVDNLIKNLKVDCATGWDGLSAKVIKLARPTLAPLITHICNLAISTGVFPLCLKRQ from the exons atgattgaaTCAAATTACATATCGAATCAGTTAGATTCCGTTGAAATATCCAACGCCAACAAGTGTTTACCAAACAAATGtgatatattcattaaaaacaattatacagGTCTAAAAGTTTTCCATATGAATATTCGCAGTATAAATAGGCATTTCGATGAAATGGTTGTTCTTCTATCAGAAATTCGTTTTCAATGTGATATCCTAGTTTTATCCGAGTGCTGGTTAAGTAAAGTGGTTGGACTACCTGTGTTGAATGGATATACCTCATACTTtactaaaaatcataaaaatcaaaatgacgGTGTCGTCTTATACATTAAATCTAACATTGCTTGTTCAGTTACTGAACCTCCATTTAGCGATGGAAATTGCCTAATCTGTAAGATTGGCGATACTACTTCTATTGTTGCCATATATCGTTCCCCTTCTTACAAAAGTCTCGACAATTTCTTCAATAGTTTTAACCTTATCCTTTCTACTGTCTCTTGTTCTCGAACAACTATTGATGTAGGAGATTttaacattgatataaaaccaGGCAACAATGACTCTCACTCTGGGGAATATCTTACCATTGCTGCAATGCATGGTCTCTTTCCAACACATACGCTCCCAACACGTCTTACCAACTGTCTGGATCATATATTACTGAAAACAAATTTCTCTACTACTACTTTAATTTTGGAAACCCACATAACTGATCATGAGCCACTTCTTTTATTTGTAGATAAAAATAGACCAAAACTAAAACCACCTCACACGTTCACTAAGATTAACTACGATCAGATCGCAATTGACATAACTAACAAGGATTGGACTGACGTGATGGCTGCCTCGGATGCCAACCTAGCAGTAAATTTACTAGTTTCCTCCTTGTCATCAATTATTAAGGTTAACACTTGTAAATGTAACATATCAAATAAGACACGAAATCTGAAACCCTGGATTACGC CAGGTATGATTCGATGTATCCGACATCGTGATCGActacataaaaaacataaaatgaacCCAGACAACCTGACGCTTCAACATATATATAAGAGATATCGTAATTATTGTAACTCCCTTCTTCGTAAACTTAAAAATGCCTTTGAAAAATCGGAGTTCGAAAAATCTAAACGTGATCCAAAAGCAATCTGGaacttaattaataacataacttGTATCAAACCGAAACCTCTTCCCCCTATGGAGCTTATTAATCCTGTCAATCCTCTAGACTCAGTTGACAGGGTGAATTGCTTTTTTGCTAACATTGGTAGAAAATTATCTGAAAATGCAATAATTTGTCGCCCAACGACTCGAAGTTATAACTCTTCTATCCCATCTTCTTGCCTACAGCGTGACTCTATGGTTCTATTGGAAACTAACCTGGTTGAGGTGGATaacctaataaaaaatttaaaagtcgaCTGCGCGACTGGTTGGGATGGTCTTTCTGCCAAAGTAATTAAACTTGCTCGGCCCACACTTGCTCCTTTAATAACACACATCTGCAATTTGGCAATTTCTACAGGTGTATTCCCACTATGTTTAAAAAGGCAGTAG
- the LOC119190509 gene encoding uncharacterized protein LOC119190509 isoform X2, producing the protein MIESNYISNQLDSVEISNANKCLPNKCDIFIKNNYTGLKVFHMNIRSINRHFDEMVVLLSEIRFQCDILVLSECWLSKVVGLPVLNGYTSYFTKNHKNQNDGVVLYIKSNIACSVTEPPFSDGNCLICKIGDTTSIVAIYRSPSYKSLDNFFNSFNLILSTVSCSRTTIDVGDFNIDIKPGNNDSHSGEYLTIAAMHGLFPTHTLPTRLTNCLDHILLKTNFSTTTLILETHITDHEPLLLFVDKNRPKLKPPHTFTKINYDQIAIDITNKDWTDVMAASDANLAVNLLVSSLSSIIKVNTCKCNISNKTRNLKPWITPESLLRKTKSVVSDDGSYILLLRSVSDSMTDSTTDP; encoded by the coding sequence atgattgaaTCAAATTACATATCGAATCAGTTAGATTCCGTTGAAATATCCAACGCCAACAAGTGTTTACCAAACAAATGtgatatattcattaaaaacaattatacagGTCTAAAAGTTTTCCATATGAATATTCGCAGTATAAATAGGCATTTCGATGAAATGGTTGTTCTTCTATCAGAAATTCGTTTTCAATGTGATATCCTAGTTTTATCCGAGTGCTGGTTAAGTAAAGTGGTTGGACTACCTGTGTTGAATGGATATACCTCATACTTtactaaaaatcataaaaatcaaaatgacgGTGTCGTCTTATACATTAAATCTAACATTGCTTGTTCAGTTACTGAACCTCCATTTAGCGATGGAAATTGCCTAATCTGTAAGATTGGCGATACTACTTCTATTGTTGCCATATATCGTTCCCCTTCTTACAAAAGTCTCGACAATTTCTTCAATAGTTTTAACCTTATCCTTTCTACTGTCTCTTGTTCTCGAACAACTATTGATGTAGGAGATTttaacattgatataaaaccaGGCAACAATGACTCTCACTCTGGGGAATATCTTACCATTGCTGCAATGCATGGTCTCTTTCCAACACATACGCTCCCAACACGTCTTACCAACTGTCTGGATCATATATTACTGAAAACAAATTTCTCTACTACTACTTTAATTTTGGAAACCCACATAACTGATCATGAGCCACTTCTTTTATTTGTAGATAAAAATAGACCAAAACTAAAACCACCTCACACGTTCACTAAGATTAACTACGATCAGATCGCAATTGACATAACTAACAAGGATTGGACTGACGTGATGGCTGCCTCGGATGCCAACCTAGCAGTAAATTTACTAGTTTCCTCCTTGTCATCAATTATTAAGGTTAACACTTGTAAATGTAACATATCAAATAAGACACGAAATCTGAAACCCTGGATTACGCCagagagtctacttcgaaaaacgaaatccgtagtttctgatgacggatcgtacattttgttactacgaagtgtttcggattcgatgacggattcgacgacggatccgtaa
- the LOC115454135 gene encoding TATA-box-binding protein translates to MEIDEKEIIDISHKLSSTPNTSDINNYNYSNQKNGTDQQSAQNVPINSQITGEVALTPTHSSFTPQPVNPHTSMVAVTPVTSGTNQAKNSIKLQNCVSTVNLGCELKLLDIYCRTRYSEYNPARFNGVVMKILDPRATALVFRSGKVVCTGTRNEHDSYLAARKFARIIQKLGFPVRFLDFKIQNFIATADLRFPIRLEALQQAHGQFTNYEPELFPGLVYRMVRPRVVLLIFVNGKLVITGGKSRSEIKEAVDVIYPVLRSYRIS, encoded by the exons ATGGAGATTGATGAGAAAGAAATTATAGATATATCTCATAAATTATCTTCAACACCAAACACTAGTGAtatcaacaattataattatagtaatcaGAAAAATGGTACTGACCAACAATCTGCCCAAAATGTGCCGATAAACTCCCAAATTACTGGTGAAGTAGCACTGACACCGACACACAGCTCATTCACACCACAACCAGTCAATCCTCATACATCTATGGTAGCCGTTACCCCAGTCACTAGTGGCACAAACCAAGCCAAAAACAGTATAAAGTTACA AAATTGTGTTTCCACAGTAAATTTAGGTTGTGAATTGAAATTGCTGGATATTTATTGTAGAACAAGATATTCAGAATATAACCCTGCAAGATTTAACGGTGTAGTGATGAAAATTCTTGATCCTCGTGCCACAGCATTGGTCTTTAG ATCTGGAAAAGTTGTTTGCACTGGTACCAGGAATGAACACGACTCTTACCTAGCTGCCAGAAAATTTGCTAGAATAATTCAGAAACTTGGATTtcct GTAAGATTTCTGGacttcaaaattcaaaattttatagcaactgcAGATTTAAGATTTCCAATTAGATTAGAAGCTCTTCAACAAGCACATGGCCAGTTTACTAATTATGAACCTGAATTGTTTCCTGGACTGGTTTACAGAATGGTCCGACCTAGAGTGGTTCTATTGATTTTTGTAAATGGAAAATTAGTAATCACAG GTGGTAAATCCAGGTCAGAAATTAAAGAGGCGGTAGATGTAATTTACCCTGTTTTAAGAAGTTATAGAATAAGTTAA